One window of the Mixophyes fleayi isolate aMixFle1 chromosome 6, aMixFle1.hap1, whole genome shotgun sequence genome contains the following:
- the PKIG gene encoding cAMP-dependent protein kinase inhibitor gamma: MDVESAYTEFISCDRTGRRNAVPDITGECSTTGVKDLSENMGDLSIQGAEGQAGGTSSDSGQVQRPEAQDGSSPS; the protein is encoded by the exons ATGGACGTGGAGTCTGCATATACTGAATTCATATCATGTGATAGGACTGGCAGACGGAATGCAGTACCTGACATTACAGGAGAATGTAGCACAACTGGCGTAAAAGATCTCTCAGAAAACATGGGAGACTTGTCCATTCAAGGAGCAG AGGGTCAAGCAGGAGGAACATCCTCAGACAGCGGACAAGTACAGAGGCCCGAAGCACAAGATGGCAGCTCACCGTCGTGA